The Trichocoleus desertorum ATA4-8-CV12 genome includes the window AATAGCTCAAACCGCGAAATCCCTGGGTTAGTCTTGCTTTTCGCCTGACCGTCTGTTTCCTCATCGATCAAGTGAGCAGAGGTCGAAATAATGGGATTGCCTAACGCCTTGAGCATCGCAGAACAAATCGGATGATCGGGCACTCGAATCCCCGTTGTCTTGCGCTTCGGGCTCATAACTAGTCGGGGCACCAATTTGGTCGCTGGCAGCAAGAAGGTATAAGGCCCAGGAATGAATCGCCGCATCATCCGGTACGCCGGATCACTGACATACGCATAGTCAGCAATATTAGAGAGAGAAGAGCACAAAAAGGTCAAAGGCTTATCGTTGGATAATTGTTTGATGCGCCTCACCCGTTCCACTGCCGATTTCGCGTTCAAATCACAGCCAATTGCATAAACTGTATCGGTGGGGTAAAGCACCACTGCCCCTCGTTGTAACGCCTCCCTAATTTCTTCTATTCGCCTTGCTTGAGGTGTATCCGGATGGACGTTGTAGATTGTGGCCATAAACTCTTCTCTATAACTTCTCTATAGATTTATCTCTCTCGAACCCTACAGTCCTCACAGCTTGCTGCTAGATGGAGACTGGGTTTTAATAATCTTGCTGATTGGGGTTGATTAAAGTAGTGGAACTGGAATTGGTGGTGTATGAGTAAGCTAGCTTACCTAGAATGCCCGACCGGAATTGCGGGAGACATGTGCTTAGGAGCGCTGATCCACGCAGGCGTGCCCT containing:
- a CDS encoding threonylcarbamoyl-AMP synthase yields the protein MATIYNVHPDTPQARRIEEIREALQRGAVVLYPTDTVYAIGCDLNAKSAVERVRRIKQLSNDKPLTFLCSSLSNIADYAYVSDPAYRMMRRFIPGPYTFLLPATKLVPRLVMSPKRKTTGIRVPDHPICSAMLKALGNPIISTSAHLIDEETDGQAKSKTNPGISRFELFDQLDKLVDVIVDDGSEPGYQVSSILDLTSEEPILVRKGLGWEAVTAWAAEVS